From Denitrovibrio acetiphilus DSM 12809, the proteins below share one genomic window:
- the scpA gene encoding methylmalonyl-CoA mutase, which translates to MGDSEKKTIKDWEQAAAKEIRQDNIDKLTWHTAEGIDVKPLYTLEDLEKLENINTFPGFSPYMRGPRASMYTGRPWTVRQYAGFSTAEESNAFYKRNLAAGQQGLSVAFDLATHRGYDSDHPRVVGDVGKAGVAIDSVEDMKILFDEIPLGDVSVSMTMNGAVLPVMAMYIVAAEEQGVTQEKLAGTIQNDILKEFMVRNTYIYPPAPSMRIISDIIGYTSKFMPRFNSISISGYHIQEAGANNVLELAFTLADGLEYVKAAVEAGLDVDSFAPRLSFFFAIGMNFFMEIAKLRAARFLWNELMEQFNPKNPKSKMLRTHCQTSGWSLTEQDPYNNVIRTTIEAMAAVMGGTQSLHTNALDEAIALPTDHSARIARNTQLVIQEETGITKVVDPLGGSYYIESLTQTLIDKAREEIREIEKMGGMTKAIETGMPKLKIEESAAKKQASIDSGRDVIVGVNKYRLKEEDPIEVLDIDNTAVRESQIKRLEKIRRERDNEACQSALDALTKACEDKQENLLEHCVNAARQRASIGEISDAMEKVFGRHKADIKLVSGAYGSMFEDDTGFNELKADIDAFEKQEGRRPRILVAKMGQDGHDRGAKVVSSAYADAGFDVDVGPLFQTPEEAARMAVENDVHVVGVSSLAAGHKTLIPQLMAELKKLDGEDIVVVCGGVIPRQDYEELYAAGAACVFGPGTPITESAKKTLEAIKAKK; encoded by the coding sequence ATGGGCGACTCTGAGAAGAAGACCATCAAGGATTGGGAGCAGGCTGCTGCTAAAGAGATCAGACAGGATAATATCGATAAACTCACTTGGCACACAGCCGAGGGGATAGATGTTAAGCCGCTCTATACACTTGAAGATCTTGAAAAACTTGAGAATATAAATACTTTTCCTGGTTTTTCTCCGTATATGAGAGGACCAAGAGCCAGCATGTACACAGGAAGACCATGGACAGTGAGGCAGTATGCGGGGTTTTCCACAGCGGAAGAGTCCAACGCTTTTTATAAAAGAAATCTTGCGGCAGGTCAGCAGGGGCTTTCAGTGGCATTCGACCTTGCCACGCACAGAGGTTACGACTCTGACCACCCCAGAGTTGTGGGGGATGTCGGGAAAGCCGGCGTTGCCATAGACTCCGTAGAGGATATGAAAATCCTCTTCGATGAAATACCTCTCGGAGACGTTTCTGTTTCTATGACAATGAACGGAGCTGTGCTACCTGTTATGGCGATGTATATAGTTGCTGCGGAAGAGCAGGGTGTTACGCAGGAAAAACTGGCAGGAACTATTCAGAATGACATTCTGAAAGAATTTATGGTGAGAAATACTTATATCTACCCTCCTGCTCCTTCTATGAGAATAATTTCTGACATTATCGGATACACCAGTAAATTTATGCCGAGATTCAATTCTATATCTATCTCCGGGTATCACATTCAGGAGGCAGGCGCCAACAATGTTCTGGAGCTTGCATTTACTCTGGCTGACGGGCTGGAGTATGTCAAAGCGGCTGTGGAGGCAGGTCTTGATGTGGATTCATTTGCACCAAGGCTGTCATTTTTCTTTGCTATCGGTATGAACTTTTTTATGGAGATAGCTAAATTGCGCGCGGCGAGGTTTCTCTGGAACGAACTTATGGAACAGTTTAACCCGAAAAATCCTAAATCGAAGATGCTTCGTACCCACTGTCAGACATCGGGCTGGTCGCTAACCGAGCAGGATCCTTACAATAACGTTATCCGGACAACCATAGAGGCTATGGCGGCAGTTATGGGCGGGACACAGTCTCTGCACACTAATGCGCTGGACGAGGCAATCGCACTGCCTACTGATCACTCTGCCCGCATTGCGCGGAACACTCAGCTTGTGATACAGGAAGAAACAGGTATCACAAAAGTTGTTGACCCGCTGGGTGGTTCATATTATATCGAATCCCTCACGCAGACACTCATCGACAAGGCACGGGAAGAGATCAGAGAGATAGAGAAGATGGGCGGAATGACAAAAGCTATTGAGACGGGTATGCCGAAACTGAAGATAGAAGAATCCGCAGCAAAAAAACAGGCTTCGATTGATAGTGGCAGAGATGTTATTGTCGGTGTGAATAAATACAGACTGAAAGAAGAAGACCCTATCGAAGTCCTGGATATAGACAACACTGCTGTGCGTGAATCTCAGATAAAACGTCTGGAGAAAATCCGCAGAGAACGTGACAATGAAGCTTGTCAGAGTGCTCTTGATGCTTTGACAAAAGCATGCGAAGATAAACAGGAGAACCTGCTGGAACATTGCGTTAATGCTGCAAGGCAGAGAGCGTCCATCGGCGAAATATCAGATGCCATGGAGAAAGTTTTCGGTAGACATAAGGCAGATATTAAGCTTGTTTCAGGAGCGTACGGTTCAATGTTTGAAGACGATACAGGTTTTAACGAACTTAAGGCAGACATAGATGCATTCGAAAAACAGGAAGGACGGAGACCGAGAATACTCGTTGCTAAAATGGGGCAGGACGGTCACGACAGAGGTGCAAAAGTTGTTTCCTCTGCCTATGCAGATGCGGGTTTCGATGTAGATGTTGGTCCGCTCTTTCAAACTCCGGAAGAGGCTGCACGAATGGCTGTTGAGAATGATGTACATGTTGTGGGTGTTTCATCACTTGCAGCAGGGCACAAGACCCTTATACCGCAGCTTATGGCAGAGCTGAAAAAGCTTGACGGTGAAGATATTGTTGTAGTCTGCGGCGGTGTTATCCCGCGTCAGGATTATGAAGAGCTCTATGCTGCTGGTGCTGCCTGTGTCTTCGGACCGGGGACACCTATTACAGAATCAGCGAAAAAGACCCTTGAGGCTATAAAAGCTAAGAAATAA
- a CDS encoding acetyl-CoA carboxylase biotin carboxyl carrier protein subunit gives MITKRNYFATIDGGEKEYIVELVENTQNQFTIDIDGRKHSIDFAMAGDDVYSIIIDGKSYAMEIDEKGDIFDILMENGDNFSIEVLDEMKRLMKMRHSAGLEGRQIIEAQMPGYIWKILVEKGQEVKAGEPLMILVAMKMENEIKAPKDGIVEDIFVELDQTIVTGDRLAVVE, from the coding sequence ATGATAACCAAAAGGAACTACTTTGCCACTATAGATGGCGGTGAAAAGGAATATATTGTTGAACTGGTGGAAAATACGCAGAATCAGTTCACTATAGATATCGACGGACGCAAGCACAGTATAGATTTCGCTATGGCTGGTGACGACGTTTATTCAATAATAATAGATGGCAAGTCATACGCTATGGAGATTGACGAAAAAGGTGATATCTTTGACATACTTATGGAAAATGGAGATAACTTTTCCATAGAAGTTCTGGATGAGATGAAGCGCCTTATGAAAATGCGTCACTCCGCAGGTCTTGAGGGACGCCAGATAATCGAGGCTCAGATGCCGGGCTATATCTGGAAAATTCTCGTTGAAAAAGGGCAGGAGGTCAAAGCAGGTGAACCGCTTATGATACTTGTTGCTATGAAAATGGAAAACGAGATAAAAGCCCCTAAAGACGGAATTGTGGAAGATATTTTTGTTGAGCTTGATCAGACCATTGTTACAGGTGACAGGCTTGCGGTGGTTGAGTAA
- a CDS encoding radical SAM protein, which yields MPRYTEPLYRPPSEANSLIFQITEGCSYNKCAFCGMYTAKPFRVKPVADVIREVDDIPEEFAMKVHKVFLADGDAAVYPTEGLIKILEHMNMRFPEIRRYSSYCGPQAIMKKSMDEWKSLYDAGLQLLYFGLESGNREVLKLMNKGMDAFKVMPKIKQIKELGVQFSVMIILGGGGKKLKQAHIDDSAKWISEVNPDFLSFLTLFLRRKKDYFNNLEKPTMADILDETRGIIEKVDGRNIIFRSNHVSNFVPLSGRLSQDKSKLISQIEDTRKVMEHRGILNEYPDFYEEF from the coding sequence ATGCCTAGATACACAGAACCTCTTTACAGACCTCCCAGCGAGGCAAATTCTCTCATCTTTCAGATAACCGAGGGATGTTCATATAATAAATGCGCATTCTGCGGCATGTATACTGCAAAACCTTTTCGTGTTAAGCCTGTCGCGGACGTTATCAGAGAAGTAGACGACATCCCTGAGGAATTTGCAATGAAAGTGCATAAAGTCTTTCTGGCTGACGGCGATGCCGCTGTGTATCCCACTGAAGGATTAATTAAGATACTTGAACATATGAACATGAGATTCCCTGAAATAAGAAGATACAGTTCCTATTGCGGTCCGCAGGCTATTATGAAGAAGAGTATGGATGAGTGGAAGTCACTTTATGATGCCGGGCTGCAGCTTTTATATTTCGGGCTGGAATCAGGCAATAGAGAAGTTCTGAAACTCATGAACAAGGGGATGGACGCTTTTAAGGTTATGCCGAAAATAAAGCAGATAAAAGAGCTTGGGGTTCAGTTCTCTGTGATGATTATCCTTGGCGGCGGCGGCAAAAAGCTTAAGCAGGCACATATTGACGATTCTGCAAAATGGATCAGCGAAGTTAATCCGGATTTTCTGTCTTTTCTGACACTGTTCCTCCGTCGAAAAAAAGATTATTTCAACAATCTTGAAAAGCCGACCATGGCTGATATCCTTGATGAAACCAGAGGAATTATAGAGAAGGTTGACGGTAGGAATATTATATTCCGTTCTAATCATGTTTCAAACTTTGTGCCTCTTTCCGGAAGACTTTCTCAGGATAAAAGCAAGCTCATCAGTCAGATTGAGGACACCAGAAAAGTTATGGAGCACCGAGGCATATTGAATGAGTATCCTGATTTCTACGAGGAGTTTTGA
- a CDS encoding acyl-CoA carboxylase subunit beta yields MEEKIKQLQELNAAAELGGGVDRIAKQHKQGKLTARERVDKLLDKGTFVEFDKYTVHRCSNFDMESTKFLGDGVVTGYGKVNGRTVFVFSQDFTVFGGSLAEQFAKKICKIMDKAIELGCPVIGLNDSGGARIQEGVLSLAGYADIFLRNSLSSGVVPQISAIMGPCAGGAVYSPALTDFTFMVKDSSYMFITGPEVVKTVTSENVTKEELGGAMTHNTTSGVAHFAAENDEDAILRIRELLSFIPSNNMEEAPITPTKDDPNRTEQSLRTLVPADPNKPYDMKEVIEKIVDDGNFFEVQEHYAKNIIIGYGRLNGRSVGIVANQPAIMAGALDIDSSVKAARFVRFCDAFNIPILTLVDVPGFMPGVKQELGGIIRHGAKLLYAYCEATVPKVTVITRKAYGGAYDVLSSKHVRGDINYAFPTAEIAVMGPDGAAQILYGKAIAVADDPVAAKKEKVDAYREKFANPYRAAELGFVDEVILPEDTRPKVVQAFELLSNKRQSNPAKKHDNLPL; encoded by the coding sequence ATGGAAGAGAAAATAAAACAGCTTCAGGAGCTTAATGCTGCTGCCGAGCTTGGCGGCGGTGTCGATCGAATTGCTAAACAGCATAAACAGGGCAAGCTCACCGCCCGTGAAAGGGTCGATAAGCTTCTTGACAAAGGTACGTTTGTCGAGTTTGACAAGTATACCGTACACAGGTGCAGCAACTTTGATATGGAATCAACAAAATTCCTTGGTGACGGTGTTGTTACTGGGTACGGAAAGGTTAACGGCAGAACAGTTTTCGTATTCTCTCAGGATTTCACAGTCTTTGGCGGTTCTCTCGCCGAACAGTTTGCAAAAAAGATTTGTAAGATTATGGACAAGGCTATCGAGCTCGGATGCCCTGTTATAGGTCTTAATGACTCCGGCGGAGCCCGTATTCAGGAAGGGGTGCTCTCCCTTGCAGGATATGCGGACATCTTTCTCCGCAATTCGCTTTCATCCGGTGTTGTTCCACAGATATCAGCGATAATGGGACCTTGTGCCGGCGGTGCTGTTTACTCACCAGCTCTCACAGACTTCACATTCATGGTGAAGGATTCGTCCTATATGTTTATTACAGGACCTGAAGTTGTGAAGACGGTTACTTCAGAAAATGTGACAAAAGAGGAGCTTGGCGGTGCAATGACTCACAATACCACATCCGGAGTCGCACACTTTGCTGCTGAAAATGACGAAGACGCAATCCTTCGCATAAGAGAACTTCTCAGCTTCATCCCTTCCAACAACATGGAAGAGGCTCCTATCACTCCGACAAAGGATGATCCGAACCGGACAGAACAGTCTCTCAGAACTCTTGTTCCTGCTGACCCGAACAAGCCTTACGATATGAAAGAGGTGATCGAAAAGATCGTCGATGACGGTAACTTTTTCGAGGTTCAGGAACATTATGCAAAAAATATAATAATAGGCTACGGACGTCTTAACGGGCGCTCTGTGGGTATTGTGGCGAACCAGCCGGCAATTATGGCAGGTGCGCTTGATATAGACTCATCAGTTAAAGCAGCAAGATTCGTAAGATTCTGCGACGCATTTAATATCCCAATCCTGACTCTTGTGGATGTACCAGGCTTTATGCCAGGCGTTAAGCAGGAGCTGGGCGGTATCATTCGCCACGGGGCAAAGCTCCTTTATGCTTATTGCGAAGCTACAGTGCCTAAAGTTACTGTTATAACCCGTAAAGCATACGGCGGAGCTTATGACGTTCTCAGTTCAAAGCATGTTCGCGGAGATATCAACTATGCCTTCCCGACAGCGGAGATTGCTGTTATGGGGCCTGACGGCGCAGCTCAGATTCTTTATGGAAAAGCTATCGCTGTTGCTGATGATCCTGTAGCTGCGAAGAAAGAGAAGGTCGACGCATACCGTGAAAAATTCGCTAACCCGTACCGGGCTGCGGAGCTAGGTTTTGTTGACGAGGTCATCCTTCCTGAGGACACAAGACCGAAAGTGGTTCAGGCATTTGAACTGCTTTCTAACAAAAGGCAGTCAAACCCCGCTAAAAAGCACGACAACCTGCCGCTTTAA
- a CDS encoding anaerobic ribonucleoside-triphosphate reductase activating protein has protein sequence MSNFIPVSLIDYPGVISSVAFFNGCNLRCRYCHNPELVNSALGENRLEEFLSSLEGKDIEGVAVSGGEPLFLPDMPEFLRTLKDRGFLVKLDTNGSYPGRLERVCGEGLADFVSVDLKAFNDSDVKEITRSNYGIDKFIKTIDVLREHKVGFEVRHTLWKVPDEDDVKSVVSGLSDAGLVVQFPVRNGRWLDKRFDISLSPDEHALIRAMFDKYDVKYRNSFDS, from the coding sequence TTGAGTAACTTCATCCCTGTGAGCCTGATTGATTATCCGGGGGTGATATCTTCTGTTGCATTCTTTAATGGGTGTAACCTCCGATGCAGATATTGCCACAATCCTGAACTGGTCAACAGCGCTCTGGGAGAGAACAGGCTTGAGGAATTCCTCAGCAGTCTGGAAGGGAAAGATATCGAAGGGGTTGCCGTGTCAGGCGGTGAACCCCTTTTTTTACCAGATATGCCGGAATTTCTGCGGACGCTGAAAGATCGTGGTTTCCTTGTGAAGCTTGATACAAACGGCAGTTATCCCGGTAGGCTGGAAAGAGTCTGCGGTGAAGGGCTGGCGGATTTTGTTTCTGTTGATCTTAAGGCGTTTAACGATTCTGATGTTAAAGAGATAACCCGCAGTAACTACGGTATTGATAAATTTATCAAAACAATAGACGTCCTGCGTGAGCATAAGGTTGGTTTTGAGGTGAGGCATACACTCTGGAAGGTTCCTGATGAAGATGATGTTAAAAGTGTGGTGTCTGGTCTGAGCGATGCGGGGCTGGTTGTTCAGTTTCCTGTCCGCAATGGAAGGTGGCTGGATAAACGATTTGATATATCCCTTTCTCCTGATGAACACGCCTTAATAAGAGCAATGTTCGATAAATATGATGTTAAGTACCGTAATTCATTTGACAGTTAA
- a CDS encoding purine or other phosphorylase family 1, which yields MKAIFVPSLGEAGKIFPNVKFTEWKHGIMQGEFRGYPVFITGVSKTPVTFAATAVLGTFDISEALLTGVCGAYRESGLSVGDVISVEKDYFADEGLYTELGFESLFKMGFGFMGSRYISFSAFRDLPVADSNTVSFLDGEGRISEILQKSTGASVENMEGAAFGYVCNMLGIKSFQVRGVSNFCGNRTEQQWNFKKAAANLERVLDLSFSMQ from the coding sequence ATGAAAGCTATTTTTGTACCGTCACTTGGTGAGGCAGGTAAAATCTTCCCCAATGTGAAATTTACTGAGTGGAAGCACGGGATAATGCAGGGGGAGTTCAGGGGTTATCCGGTTTTTATCACCGGGGTGTCTAAGACGCCTGTAACTTTTGCCGCTACGGCAGTTCTCGGCACTTTCGATATTTCAGAAGCTCTGCTTACCGGAGTTTGCGGGGCGTACAGAGAGAGTGGCCTTTCTGTTGGGGATGTGATTTCTGTAGAAAAAGATTACTTTGCCGACGAGGGACTATATACGGAATTAGGTTTTGAGTCATTGTTTAAAATGGGGTTTGGGTTTATGGGAAGCCGTTATATTTCGTTTAGTGCTTTCCGTGACCTGCCTGTAGCTGATTCCAATACTGTTTCGTTTTTGGATGGGGAAGGTCGCATTTCAGAAATATTGCAGAAATCAACTGGAGCATCTGTTGAAAATATGGAAGGTGCTGCTTTCGGTTATGTATGTAACATGCTGGGGATAAAGTCTTTTCAGGTAAGAGGTGTGTCTAACTTCTGTGGGAATAGAACAGAACAGCAGTGGAACTTTAAAAAGGCAGCAGCTAATTTAGAAAGGGTTTTGGACTTGTCTTTTTCGATGCAGTAA
- the meaB gene encoding methylmalonyl Co-A mutase-associated GTPase MeaB produces MASSGAMDTDKLAKGLVEGHLRPLSRAITLIESSNPDHQDYAAKLLDQILPYTGNSVRIGISGVPGVGKSTFIEAFGQLLTAKGHKVAVLAVDPSSQITGGSILGDKTRMEELARDKNAFIRPSPAGSTLGGVAKKTRETMLLCEAAGYDVVLVETVGVGQSEITVASMVDFFMLLQLANAGDELQGIKKGVMEIADAIVINKAEGENRQKAELARGQYMNALHILRPKSKNWTVPVLLASALYNEGVAEVWDMVKDYRGKLTASGEFADKRKKQAVDWLWTMVMDNLKDMFKNSRNVQAMLPQIQEAVVNGTTTPSAASKRLLELFKRY; encoded by the coding sequence ATGGCTTCATCAGGTGCTATGGATACAGACAAACTCGCAAAGGGACTTGTAGAAGGGCATCTTCGTCCGTTGTCCCGTGCAATCACGCTTATAGAAAGCTCCAACCCCGACCATCAGGATTATGCTGCGAAGCTACTTGATCAGATACTGCCCTATACCGGTAATTCCGTCCGTATAGGTATCTCCGGTGTGCCGGGTGTCGGCAAGTCAACCTTCATAGAAGCTTTTGGCCAGCTCCTCACTGCGAAGGGGCACAAGGTTGCTGTGCTTGCCGTAGACCCTTCTTCCCAGATCACAGGCGGTTCTATTTTGGGGGATAAAACCCGTATGGAAGAACTCGCCCGTGATAAAAACGCTTTTATACGTCCGTCTCCAGCCGGAAGCACTCTTGGCGGTGTTGCGAAGAAGACGAGGGAGACAATGCTTCTCTGCGAAGCTGCCGGTTATGATGTGGTATTGGTTGAAACAGTTGGAGTTGGTCAGTCTGAGATAACTGTTGCGTCTATGGTGGACTTTTTTATGCTTCTCCAGCTTGCAAATGCAGGGGATGAGCTACAGGGGATCAAGAAAGGCGTGATGGAAATTGCTGACGCCATCGTCATAAACAAGGCAGAAGGGGAGAACAGGCAGAAGGCAGAGCTTGCCAGAGGGCAATACATGAATGCGTTGCACATCCTCCGCCCAAAATCAAAAAACTGGACAGTGCCGGTTCTACTCGCAAGCGCCCTTTATAACGAAGGAGTCGCAGAGGTTTGGGACATGGTAAAAGACTACAGGGGTAAGCTGACGGCAAGCGGAGAGTTTGCGGATAAGCGTAAAAAACAAGCTGTGGACTGGCTCTGGACAATGGTTATGGACAACCTTAAAGATATGTTTAAGAACAGCAGGAATGTTCAGGCAATGCTGCCGCAAATTCAGGAAGCTGTCGTAAACGGCACAACAACTCCATCCGCGGCGTCTAAACGATTGCTGGAACTATTCAAAAGATATTAA
- a CDS encoding tetratricopeptide repeat protein has translation MRNIAFLVIIIVTVAIAVSCNVQNSADSDGSKEQVSEKQDTGSVESKGLFNKIIKHDNDDILTRINKLEEQLNQRIDGINVSIDNQEVLTKLDEIKLTHDKDISDINTAILNSDSKHKALFYQLLGAIFASMTALLLVIMLVYRYLKKFIAECLIIYSHKNKQSNTAEDIHASDLEENTIISSVNKTAAELNSKINDAKYLFDPEKSLKLDNSQRTMLSEINTESAFLKKAGYEISSKHKYLTALEKVNDKNYTEAGQILDEIKTSDDTFGSAFFLSGYIAYVARKYETAIESLRRACELEPENAAYLVSYGNACLKEKKYDDASQALKKAVEIKPDDASAWNNLAHSYIVSDKIDDAVMAFSKATELKPDFHEALHNLGLALGKLKRYEEAADAFTKAIAVKDDKHESMYNAACVYALLGKREGALSNLKAAIAIQPEYAAKAKKDKDFSSFKNDDEFNAITG, from the coding sequence ATGAGAAATATTGCTTTTTTAGTAATTATAATAGTTACTGTGGCTATTGCCGTTTCCTGTAACGTTCAAAACTCTGCTGACTCCGATGGGAGCAAAGAACAAGTCAGCGAAAAACAGGATACCGGCAGTGTTGAATCAAAAGGTTTGTTCAACAAAATAATCAAACATGACAATGACGATATCCTCACTAGAATCAACAAATTAGAGGAGCAGCTCAACCAGAGAATTGACGGCATAAACGTCAGTATCGATAATCAGGAAGTGCTAACCAAGCTAGACGAAATCAAACTAACACACGACAAAGACATAAGCGACATTAACACCGCTATTTTAAATAGCGACAGCAAACATAAAGCTCTTTTTTATCAATTACTTGGAGCTATCTTTGCATCTATGACTGCGCTCTTGCTTGTAATCATGCTGGTATACAGGTATCTCAAAAAATTCATAGCTGAATGCCTGATCATCTACTCACATAAAAACAAACAGTCTAACACAGCAGAAGATATTCACGCTTCGGATTTAGAAGAAAATACTATAATTTCTTCTGTAAATAAAACCGCAGCAGAACTTAACTCTAAAATCAATGATGCAAAATACCTATTTGACCCGGAGAAATCTCTCAAACTCGACAACTCGCAGAGAACAATGCTCAGTGAAATCAACACGGAAAGTGCCTTCCTTAAAAAAGCAGGCTACGAGATATCCTCTAAGCATAAATATCTTACAGCTCTTGAGAAGGTTAATGACAAAAATTACACTGAGGCTGGTCAGATACTCGATGAAATCAAAACTTCAGATGATACATTCGGGTCAGCTTTCTTTCTCTCAGGATATATAGCATATGTAGCTCGTAAGTATGAAACCGCCATAGAAAGCCTCCGCAGAGCATGTGAGCTGGAGCCTGAAAATGCAGCATACCTTGTCAGCTACGGAAACGCATGTCTGAAAGAGAAAAAATATGATGACGCATCCCAAGCTCTTAAAAAAGCAGTTGAAATAAAACCTGATGATGCCTCTGCATGGAACAACCTTGCTCACTCCTATATAGTTTCTGATAAAATTGATGACGCTGTCATGGCTTTCAGCAAAGCAACAGAGCTGAAACCTGACTTTCACGAGGCGCTTCATAATCTGGGGCTTGCTCTGGGTAAACTGAAACGGTACGAAGAAGCGGCTGACGCATTCACCAAAGCTATAGCGGTAAAAGATGATAAACACGAGTCCATGTACAACGCAGCATGTGTTTATGCACTGCTAGGCAAGCGTGAAGGCGCCCTCAGCAACCTCAAAGCAGCAATAGCCATTCAGCCCGAGTACGCGGCAAAGGCTAAAAAAGATAAAGATTTCTCAAGCTTTAAAAATGACGATGAGTTCAACGCAATAACAGGATAG
- a CDS encoding acetyl-CoA carboxylase biotin carboxylase subunit: MADITKILVANRGEIAIRVFRTCRKMGIETIAVYTHADRLAPHVRYADYAYCISESPDDTSYLKQDRIIELAKKLGAAIHPGYGFYAENADFVKSCEDNGVTFIGPKAEHIILMGSKTGARKAMIEAGVPVVPGTKDAITDVAEAKKVALEVGYPIMLKAVHGGGGKGMRLVNDESEFDSAYRTASSEAQNAFGNGDMYIEKFIIEPHHVEIQVLGDSHGNGIHLFERECSIQRRHQKVIEEAPSPFINDDTRAKMYDVAVKAVKAIGYESAGTLEFIVGADQNFYFLEMNTRLQVEHPVTELITRVDIVHQMITIAEGKPLPIKQEEVEKYGHAIECRIYAEDPLNNFAPSPGLITVYESPEGPNVRVDSGAYAGFEVPLYYDPMIAKVCAIGQTRERAITSMKRILSEYKICGIRTSIPFHKRVLENETFLAGNYDTAFIDTKFDMEDMKRKRNEDVDVPIIAASIKQLLSEKIAAARSVTRRDVGESNWKRFGRLTSLGNKLGGA; encoded by the coding sequence ATGGCTGATATAACTAAAATACTTGTCGCCAACAGAGGCGAAATAGCAATAAGGGTTTTCAGAACCTGTCGAAAAATGGGTATCGAGACTATTGCGGTTTATACCCATGCAGACAGACTGGCACCCCACGTCAGATACGCTGATTATGCTTACTGTATCTCAGAATCACCAGACGATACAAGCTATCTGAAGCAGGACAGAATAATTGAACTGGCTAAAAAACTTGGTGCCGCTATCCACCCCGGATACGGATTTTATGCTGAGAATGCTGATTTTGTCAAATCCTGTGAGGACAACGGAGTCACTTTCATAGGTCCTAAAGCCGAGCACATCATCCTTATGGGATCGAAAACCGGTGCAAGGAAAGCTATGATAGAAGCAGGTGTACCTGTTGTGCCCGGGACAAAAGACGCAATTACAGATGTGGCAGAAGCTAAGAAAGTTGCTCTTGAAGTTGGGTACCCCATAATGCTTAAAGCTGTTCACGGCGGCGGCGGAAAGGGGATGAGGCTGGTCAACGACGAGTCAGAGTTCGACTCTGCATATAGGACAGCCAGTTCTGAGGCTCAGAACGCTTTCGGCAACGGGGACATGTATATTGAGAAATTTATCATAGAGCCCCACCATGTCGAGATACAGGTGCTTGGCGACTCTCACGGAAACGGCATCCATCTTTTCGAACGTGAATGCTCTATCCAACGCCGTCATCAGAAGGTTATAGAGGAAGCTCCGTCACCTTTTATAAACGACGACACCAGGGCTAAAATGTATGATGTGGCAGTTAAAGCTGTAAAAGCTATCGGTTATGAGAGTGCAGGAACCCTTGAGTTTATCGTTGGTGCCGACCAGAATTTCTATTTCCTTGAGATGAATACACGCCTTCAGGTTGAGCATCCTGTTACAGAGCTCATCACCAGGGTTGACATTGTTCATCAGATGATAACTATTGCAGAAGGTAAACCTCTGCCTATCAAACAGGAAGAGGTGGAGAAGTACGGACATGCGATTGAGTGTCGTATATATGCAGAAGATCCTTTAAATAACTTTGCTCCGTCCCCAGGGCTTATAACTGTTTATGAATCTCCGGAAGGACCAAATGTCAGAGTTGATTCCGGTGCATATGCAGGTTTTGAAGTACCCCTTTACTATGACCCGATGATAGCAAAAGTTTGTGCAATCGGTCAGACAAGGGAGAGGGCTATCACCAGCATGAAGCGCATTTTGTCTGAGTATAAAATATGCGGAATCAGAACATCTATCCCTTTCCACAAAAGAGTGCTTGAAAATGAGACATTCCTTGCAGGAAACTATGATACAGCTTTCATCGATACAAAGTTCGATATGGAAGATATGAAGAGGAAGCGCAACGAGGATGTCGATGTTCCCATAATAGCAGCATCAATCAAACAGCTCCTTTCAGAGAAGATTGCCGCCGCCAGAAGCGTTACAAGGCGTGATGTGGGTGAGTCCAACTGGAAGAGATTCGGCAGGCTTACAAGCCTCGGAAATAAGCTGGGGGGTGCTTAA